One segment of Bradyrhizobium sp. CB2312 DNA contains the following:
- a CDS encoding YgiQ family radical SAM protein: protein MDIQIITAEKPLMAKARPRKPAPFLPMSRAEMDALGWDECDIVLVTGDAYVDHPSFGMAIIGRLLEAQGFRVGIIAQPDWQSAEPFKALGKPRVFFGVTGGNMDSMVNRYTADRRIRSDDAYTAGGEGGKRPDRCTIVYAQRCREAFKDTPIVLGGIEASLRRIAHYDYWSDKVRRSVLADAKADLLLYGNAERAVVEVAQRLAAGEAPRELDDVRGVALFRRVPEDYSELHADDLDSADEGATRQKGATVIRLPALEQVEQDKEAYARASRVLHRESNPGNARPLVQRHGDRDLWLNPPPIPLTTEEMDAVYDLPYARAPHPSYGEARIPAWEMIKFSVTIMRGCFGGCTFCSITEHEGRIIQNRSEGSILREIEKIRDKTPGFTGVISDIGGPTANMYRMACKDPKVEAACRRPSCVFPEICPNLNTSHDDLIRLYRKVRETKGIKKVMVASGVRYDLAVESPEYIKELVTHHVGGYLKIAPEHTERGPLDKMMKPGIGAYNKFKRMFDEAAERAGKKYYLIPYFIAAHPGTTDEDMMNLALWLKKNRYRADQVQTFLPSPMATATAMYHTGVNPLRGVRHGGSDKVDAIKGLRQRRLHKAFLRYHDPDNWPVLREALIEMGRRDLIGSQPHQLVPAHQPPGTGKAAGTKRPVRPGGKTQRFTTKGLRVMK from the coding sequence ATGGATATCCAGATCATCACCGCCGAGAAGCCCCTGATGGCGAAGGCGCGCCCGCGCAAGCCGGCGCCGTTCCTCCCCATGAGCCGCGCCGAGATGGACGCGCTCGGCTGGGATGAATGCGACATCGTGCTGGTGACCGGGGACGCCTATGTCGACCATCCGAGCTTCGGCATGGCGATCATCGGCCGCCTGCTGGAGGCGCAGGGATTCCGGGTCGGCATCATCGCGCAGCCGGACTGGCAGTCGGCCGAGCCGTTCAAGGCGCTCGGCAAGCCAAGAGTGTTCTTCGGCGTCACCGGCGGCAACATGGACTCCATGGTGAACCGCTACACCGCCGACCGGCGTATCCGCAGCGACGATGCCTATACGGCGGGCGGCGAAGGCGGCAAGCGGCCGGACCGCTGCACCATCGTCTACGCCCAGCGCTGCCGCGAGGCGTTCAAGGACACCCCGATCGTGCTCGGCGGCATCGAGGCCTCGCTGCGCCGGATCGCGCATTACGATTACTGGTCCGACAAGGTGCGCCGCTCGGTGCTGGCCGACGCCAAGGCGGACTTGCTGCTGTACGGCAATGCCGAGCGCGCCGTGGTCGAGGTAGCGCAGCGGCTCGCCGCCGGCGAGGCGCCGCGCGAGCTCGACGACGTCAGGGGCGTCGCGCTGTTCCGCCGCGTGCCTGAGGACTATTCCGAGTTGCACGCCGACGATCTCGATTCCGCCGACGAGGGCGCAACGCGCCAGAAGGGCGCGACCGTGATCCGGCTGCCGGCGCTGGAGCAGGTCGAGCAGGACAAGGAAGCTTATGCGCGTGCGTCACGCGTGCTGCACCGGGAGAGCAATCCCGGCAACGCGCGGCCGCTGGTGCAGCGTCATGGCGATCGCGATCTCTGGCTCAACCCGCCGCCGATCCCGCTCACCACCGAGGAGATGGACGCGGTCTACGACCTGCCTTACGCCCGCGCGCCGCATCCGTCCTATGGCGAGGCACGCATCCCCGCCTGGGAGATGATCAAATTCTCGGTGACGATCATGCGCGGCTGCTTTGGCGGCTGCACCTTCTGCTCGATCACCGAGCACGAGGGCCGCATCATCCAGAACCGTTCCGAAGGCTCGATCCTGCGCGAGATCGAAAAGATCCGCGACAAGACGCCGGGCTTCACCGGCGTGATCTCCGACATCGGCGGCCCGACCGCCAACATGTACCGAATGGCGTGCAAGGACCCGAAGGTCGAGGCCGCGTGCCGGCGGCCGTCCTGCGTCTTCCCCGAGATCTGCCCGAACCTCAACACCTCGCATGACGATCTGATCCGGCTCTATCGCAAGGTGCGCGAGACCAAGGGCATCAAGAAGGTGATGGTCGCCTCGGGCGTACGCTACGACCTCGCGGTGGAGAGCCCCGAATACATCAAGGAGCTCGTCACCCATCACGTCGGCGGCTATCTCAAGATCGCGCCCGAGCATACCGAGCGCGGCCCGCTCGACAAGATGATGAAGCCGGGCATCGGCGCCTACAACAAGTTCAAGCGGATGTTCGATGAAGCGGCGGAGCGGGCCGGCAAGAAATACTATCTGATCCCCTATTTCATCGCGGCGCATCCGGGCACGACCGACGAGGACATGATGAACCTCGCGCTGTGGCTCAAGAAGAACCGCTATCGTGCCGATCAGGTGCAGACCTTCCTGCCCTCGCCGATGGCGACCGCCACCGCGATGTACCACACCGGCGTCAATCCGCTGCGCGGCGTGCGCCACGGCGGCAGCGACAAGGTCGATGCGATCAAGGGCCTGCGCCAGCGCCGCCTGCACAAGGCGTTCCTGCGCTATCACGATCCCGACAATTGGCCCGTCCTGCGCGAGGCCTTGATTGAGATGGGCCGCCGCGACCTGATCGGCTCGCAGCCCCACCAGTTGGTCCCAGCGCACCAGCCGCCCGGCACGGGCAAGGCCGCCGGCACCAAGCGCCCCGTTCGCCCCGGCGGCAAGACGCAGCGCTTCACGACCAAGGGCCTGCGGGTGATGAAGTAG
- a CDS encoding Rrf2 family transcriptional regulator gives MKRDSRLSGVLHVLLHMAQQPGPFTSETLAKAMDTNPVVIRRIMAGLRDLGYVRSEKGHGGGWTLACDLSKVTLRDVYVALGSPSLLAMGNRTEAPGCLVEQAVNAALDQAFHDAEALLLARFGEVTLAMLSDDLRKRLGSRKIHHISAHGA, from the coding sequence ATGAAACGAGATAGCCGTCTATCCGGCGTACTCCACGTACTCCTGCACATGGCGCAGCAGCCCGGGCCCTTCACGTCCGAGACGCTGGCGAAGGCGATGGACACCAACCCGGTGGTGATCCGCCGCATCATGGCGGGGCTGCGAGACCTCGGTTACGTCCGCTCCGAGAAGGGGCATGGCGGCGGCTGGACGCTTGCCTGCGACTTGTCGAAGGTGACGCTGCGGGACGTCTACGTTGCGCTCGGCAGTCCCTCGCTGCTCGCCATGGGCAACCGAACGGAGGCGCCGGGCTGCCTTGTCGAGCAGGCGGTCAATGCCGCGCTCGATCAGGCCTTTCACGACGCCGAAGCGCTGCTGCTGGCGCGCTTTGGCGAGGTGACGCTGGCGATGTTGAGCGATGATTTGCGCAAGCGGCTCGGGTCTCGAAAGATCCACCATATCAGCGCGCATGGCGCGTGA
- a CDS encoding LLM class flavin-dependent oxidoreductase produces the protein MKKIGFLSFGHWTPSPQSQTRSAADTLLQSIELAVAAEQLGADGAYFRVHHFARQLASPFPLLAAVGARTSKIEIGTAVIDMRYENPLYMVEDAGSADLIAGGRLQLGISRGSAEQVIDGWRYFGYRPAESQSDADMGRRHAEVFLDLLRGEGFAEPNPQPMFPNPPGLLRLEPHSVGLRERIWWGAGSNATAVWAAKLGMNLQSSTLKNDETGEAFHVQQAAQIRSYRAAWKEAGHSREPRVSVSRSIFALMDDRDRAYFGGERGGEDQIGFIDPRTRAIFGRSYAAEPDVLIEQLKQDEAIAEADTLLLTIPNQLGVAYCVHAIEAILTHVAPALEWR, from the coding sequence ATGAAAAAGATCGGATTCCTCTCCTTCGGGCACTGGACGCCCTCGCCGCAATCGCAGACCCGCTCGGCGGCGGACACGCTGCTGCAATCGATCGAGCTAGCGGTCGCGGCGGAACAGCTCGGCGCGGACGGCGCCTATTTTCGCGTGCATCATTTCGCGCGGCAACTGGCTTCGCCCTTCCCGCTGCTCGCGGCCGTCGGCGCCAGGACCAGCAAGATCGAGATCGGCACGGCCGTGATCGACATGCGCTACGAGAACCCGCTCTACATGGTGGAGGATGCAGGAAGCGCCGATCTCATCGCCGGCGGACGGCTCCAGCTCGGCATCAGCCGCGGCTCGGCGGAGCAGGTGATCGATGGCTGGCGCTATTTTGGGTACCGGCCGGCGGAAAGCCAGAGCGATGCCGACATGGGCCGGCGCCACGCTGAAGTGTTCCTCGACCTCCTGCGCGGCGAAGGTTTTGCCGAGCCCAATCCGCAGCCGATGTTTCCCAATCCGCCGGGACTGTTGCGGCTCGAACCGCATTCGGTGGGCTTACGCGAACGGATCTGGTGGGGCGCCGGCTCGAATGCGACCGCGGTGTGGGCGGCCAAGCTCGGCATGAATTTGCAGAGCTCGACGCTGAAGAACGACGAGACCGGCGAAGCCTTTCACGTGCAGCAGGCTGCGCAGATTCGTAGCTATCGCGCCGCATGGAAGGAAGCCGGCCACAGCCGCGAGCCGCGCGTGTCGGTGAGCCGCAGCATCTTCGCGCTGATGGACGATCGCGACCGCGCCTATTTCGGCGGCGAACGCGGCGGCGAAGACCAGATCGGCTTCATCGACCCGCGCACCCGGGCGATCTTCGGCCGCTCCTATGCCGCCGAGCCGGATGTGCTGATCGAGCAGCTCAAGCAGGACGAGGCGATCGCGGAGGCCGACACGCTGCTGTTGACGATTCCGAACCAGCTCGGTGTCGCCTACTGCGTGCACGCGATCGAGGCGATCCTGACGCATGTCGCGCCGGCGCTCGAGTGGCGGTGA
- a CDS encoding AraC family transcriptional regulator: MARLVWARLRAAGIEADGLLSRAGLTLKQIEDRKARLSVESQIRFLELGAEALQDDSLGFHLARDFDLREIGLLYYVAASSGTIAEAFAKAERYCRLANEGISLRFAAKEMTITLKYVGVERHSDQHQIEFWLTSIIRMNRALTNRRLIPSRLKVVHRRRTTPTEVRSFLGREIEFGSDVDEIAFPVSVGPMQIESADHYLNDLLVTYCEQALAHRKSVGVPLRSSVENAIAPLLPHREARVEEIARRLGMSHRTLVRRLALEGLTFSGILDEMKIDLAKSYLKNDELPISQTAWLLGYGEVSAFTHAFKRWTGMTPRQWRALDTPERDHDAGDGPAREQDSSERPIANRRDHP, translated from the coding sequence ATGGCCCGCCTGGTATGGGCACGCCTGCGGGCCGCCGGCATCGAGGCGGACGGTCTGCTGTCCAGGGCCGGTTTGACTCTCAAGCAGATCGAGGATCGCAAGGCGCGCCTGAGCGTCGAGAGCCAGATCAGGTTTCTGGAACTTGGGGCCGAGGCGCTGCAGGACGACAGCCTCGGCTTCCACCTGGCACGAGACTTCGACCTTCGTGAAATTGGCCTGCTCTATTACGTGGCAGCATCCTCTGGCACGATCGCCGAAGCCTTCGCAAAGGCCGAGCGCTATTGCCGTCTCGCCAACGAGGGGATTTCGCTGCGATTCGCCGCGAAAGAGATGACGATCACGCTGAAATATGTCGGTGTAGAACGGCACTCGGACCAGCACCAGATCGAATTCTGGCTGACCTCAATCATTCGCATGAACCGCGCCCTGACCAATCGCCGCCTGATCCCGAGCCGGCTCAAAGTGGTACATCGCCGTCGAACGACGCCCACAGAGGTCAGATCGTTCCTGGGGCGCGAGATCGAGTTCGGGTCCGATGTCGACGAGATCGCTTTCCCGGTATCCGTGGGGCCGATGCAGATCGAAAGTGCTGACCACTATCTGAACGATCTGCTGGTGACGTATTGCGAGCAGGCGCTCGCGCACCGGAAATCCGTCGGTGTCCCGCTCAGATCGAGCGTTGAGAATGCAATCGCCCCATTGCTCCCGCATCGTGAGGCACGGGTCGAAGAGATCGCCCGCCGCCTGGGGATGAGTCATCGCACGCTGGTGCGGCGCCTCGCTTTGGAGGGGCTGACCTTCAGTGGCATCCTTGACGAGATGAAGATCGACCTTGCCAAGAGCTATCTGAAGAACGATGAACTGCCTATTTCGCAGACAGCCTGGCTGCTCGGCTACGGCGAAGTCAGCGCGTTCACTCACGCGTTCAAGCGCTGGACCGGAATGACGCCGAGGCAATGGCGCGCCCTGGACACCCCCGAACGGGACCACGACGCAGGCGACGGGCCAGCTCGTGAGCAGGATTCCTCCGAGAGGCCCATCGCAAATCGCCGCGACCATCCCTAA
- a CDS encoding class I SAM-dependent methyltransferase: MTDIQAAFSDPQFVARYTEGPRRFVPGYDAMQSMASILLAESVPSDGQVLVLGAGGGLELKAFAQAHPGWRFDGVDPSGPMLALAGQTLGELAPRARFHQGYIDDAPEGPFDGATCLLTLHFVDVAERRRIASEIRRRLKPRAPFVVAHLSAPDGEKERPLWLARYSAFLAASGVEPEQAAAAQDAVSNHLQILAPTHDEVILREAGFSEPTLFYTGFAFRGWVAYA, translated from the coding sequence ATGACCGACATTCAAGCTGCGTTCTCGGATCCGCAATTCGTAGCTCGATATACCGAAGGGCCACGGCGGTTCGTGCCGGGCTATGACGCCATGCAGTCCATGGCGTCAATTCTGCTGGCCGAGAGCGTCCCCAGCGATGGGCAGGTGCTCGTCCTCGGCGCCGGCGGCGGCCTGGAGCTCAAAGCCTTTGCACAGGCACATCCCGGTTGGCGCTTCGATGGCGTCGACCCCTCTGGGCCGATGCTGGCGCTGGCCGGGCAGACTCTGGGAGAGCTCGCACCACGTGCGCGCTTTCACCAAGGCTACATCGATGATGCCCCGGAGGGACCGTTCGACGGCGCCACCTGCCTCTTGACCCTCCATTTCGTGGATGTCGCCGAACGACGCCGGATCGCCTCGGAGATCCGCCGCCGGCTCAAACCGCGCGCACCGTTCGTGGTCGCGCATCTGAGCGCACCCGATGGAGAGAAGGAACGTCCGCTGTGGCTGGCGCGGTACTCGGCGTTCCTGGCCGCATCCGGCGTCGAGCCGGAGCAGGCCGCGGCCGCACAGGATGCCGTCAGCAACCATCTGCAGATTCTGGCGCCCACTCACGACGAGGTGATCTTGCGCGAGGCCGGTTTCTCCGAGCCGACGCTGTTCTACACCGGCTTCGCCTTCCGCGGCTGGGTGGCTTACGCCTGA